The proteins below are encoded in one region of Clostridium estertheticum:
- a CDS encoding polyprenyl synthetase family protein, protein MNIQLLRESVEKWIDDYFKGKSEKDSKNFEAMSYSIKVGGKRVRPILMLLTYGMYKEDYRDILPFAAALEMIHTYSLIHDDLPCMDNDDLRRGKPTNHKIYGEAIAVLAGDGLLNEAMVIMLDQCLDGNLNTIKASNLIAKASGAEGMIAGQICDILSEGMKISEEKLLYMHKNKTGELIKAAVVCGATLGNADETDLCYLKEYGDKLGLAFQIKDDILDVIGDVAILGKNTKSDEFNNKTTFITMYGLEKCKQKCNDLTQECFKILKQIKVNTKYLEEITESLLRREY, encoded by the coding sequence ATGAATATACAATTGCTTAGAGAGTCTGTAGAAAAATGGATAGATGATTATTTTAAAGGTAAGTCTGAAAAGGATAGTAAAAACTTTGAGGCAATGAGTTACAGTATAAAAGTCGGAGGAAAAAGAGTTAGGCCAATTTTAATGCTTCTTACATATGGTATGTATAAGGAAGATTATAGAGATATATTACCTTTTGCTGCAGCTCTTGAAATGATTCATACATACTCACTTATTCATGATGATTTGCCTTGTATGGATAATGATGATTTACGTCGTGGAAAACCTACAAATCATAAAATTTATGGAGAAGCGATTGCGGTTCTCGCGGGGGATGGGTTATTAAATGAGGCTATGGTAATAATGCTAGATCAATGTTTAGATGGAAATTTAAACACAATTAAGGCAAGTAATCTTATAGCAAAAGCTTCTGGGGCAGAGGGTATGATAGCTGGGCAAATTTGTGATATCTTAAGTGAAGGAATGAAAATATCAGAAGAAAAATTATTGTATATGCATAAAAACAAAACGGGGGAACTAATTAAAGCGGCGGTAGTATGTGGTGCAACTCTAGGAAATGCTGATGAGACTGATTTATGTTATTTAAAAGAATATGGTGATAAATTAGGTCTAGCATTTCAAATAAAGGATGATATATTAGATGTAATTGGTGATGTTGCTATTCTAGGAAAGAATACAAAAAGTGATGAATTTAATAATAAAACTACTTTTATAACAATGTATGGTTTAGAAAAATGCAAGCAAAAGTGTAATGATTTAACCCAGGAGTGTTTTAAAATATTAAAACAAATTAAGGTGAATACTAAATATTTAGAAGAAATTACGGAATCTTTATTGAGAAGGGAATATTAA
- a CDS encoding SpoIIIAH-like family protein translates to MNKKQSGIIVTLVVLIVFAGYLATKVNGPLYVNDSDFSNEKSAISLKDTKTASTASTYFVEAKLSRNQDNDKTLQTIKTLIDDTNTPKDQKATAAKQYLNISMAAQNQSDIELALKAQGFEESMCSIVNDKVQVVIKTDKKQLTDEQLRSIKDIVMSKTKLEKIEVKIKQ, encoded by the coding sequence ATGAATAAAAAACAGTCAGGTATAATTGTTACGTTGGTAGTGCTTATTGTGTTTGCAGGGTATCTTGCAACGAAGGTGAATGGTCCATTGTATGTAAATGACAGTGACTTTAGTAATGAGAAAAGTGCAATATCTTTAAAAGACACCAAAACTGCTTCAACTGCTTCAACTTATTTTGTAGAAGCAAAATTATCAAGAAATCAAGACAATGATAAAACTCTTCAAACTATTAAAACTTTAATTGATGATACCAATACTCCAAAAGATCAAAAGGCAACTGCAGCTAAACAATACTTAAACATATCGATGGCAGCTCAGAATCAATCAGACATCGAACTAGCATTAAAAGCTCAAGGGTTTGAAGAATCAATGTGTAGTATAGTGAATGACAAAGTTCAAGTAGTAATTAAAACTGATAAAAAACAACTTACAGATGAACAGCTTCGAAGCATTAAAGATATTGTCATGAGTAAAACAAAATTAGAAAAAATTGAAGTTAAGATTAAACAATAA
- the spoIIIAB gene encoding stage III sporulation protein SpoIIIAB, with translation MIKIVGCVVILVASTMAGFIYSERLRYRVFQLNEIQRAVYQLQNEITYVHALLPDAFKSIAGKSKEPIKELFNKTSELLTNNEYENVYEAMNSAINLTKDKLYINSDDINVILDLSKTLGESDIQGQNSIFSLTISNLKKQIIISEEFMNKNIKMYRCLGFSFGATLVIVLI, from the coding sequence ATGATTAAAATAGTTGGGTGTGTTGTGATTTTAGTTGCGTCAACTATGGCTGGATTTATATACAGCGAAAGGTTAAGATATAGAGTTTTTCAACTAAATGAAATTCAAAGAGCTGTTTACCAACTTCAAAATGAGATAACTTATGTACATGCTCTTTTGCCAGATGCTTTTAAAAGCATAGCAGGGAAAAGTAAAGAACCGATAAAAGAACTATTTAATAAAACAAGTGAACTTTTAACTAACAATGAATACGAGAATGTATATGAAGCTATGAATAGTGCAATAAACTTAACAAAAGATAAATTGTATATAAATTCTGATGATATAAATGTTATTTTGGATTTATCAAAAACACTTGGAGAATCTGATATTCAAGGCCAAAACAGTATATTTTCACTTACTATATCAAATTTAAAAAAACAAATTATAATATCAGAAGAATTTATGAATAAGAATATAAAAATGTATAGATGTTTAGGGTTTTCTTTTGGGGCAACGCTTGTAATAGTACTAATATAG
- the spoIIIAG gene encoding stage III sporulation protein AG, producing the protein MNRENESSKNDKSKKSDKLLGNIVLLILVAVVIVLASSSFKSSKPTSTAQTTIDTETQKNAAAKVSNTAAVSDYEAQLESKLKLTLEGMEGVGKVQVMIYFESGEESVPALNVNDSKSVTKEDDKTGGTRNITQDNNGSTVVMENNGSATEPLIVKKIKPIITGVCVVAEGSGVKITELRIRQAVINLFNLPENKVNVYPMNK; encoded by the coding sequence ATTAATAGAGAAAATGAAAGTAGCAAAAATGACAAAAGCAAAAAGTCTGATAAACTATTAGGAAATATAGTATTACTGATTTTGGTGGCAGTTGTAATAGTATTAGCAAGCAGTTCATTTAAGTCATCAAAGCCAACTTCAACTGCACAGACTACAATAGATACCGAAACACAGAAAAATGCGGCTGCGAAGGTAAGTAACACGGCTGCAGTGAGTGATTATGAAGCACAACTAGAAAGTAAACTTAAATTAACCCTTGAAGGGATGGAAGGTGTTGGAAAGGTACAAGTGATGATCTACTTTGAGAGTGGAGAGGAAAGTGTCCCTGCATTAAATGTTAATGATTCTAAAAGCGTTACAAAAGAAGATGATAAAACAGGTGGAACAAGAAATATAACTCAAGATAATAATGGGAGCACTGTAGTTATGGAGAATAATGGGAGTGCGACTGAGCCGTTAATTGTAAAAAAAATAAAGCCAATTATTACTGGCGTATGTGTAGTAGCAGAAGGATCAGGTGTAAAAATTACAGAACTTAGGATTAGACAGGCAGTAATTAATTTATTTAATTTGCCTGAGAACAAAGTTAATGTATATCCTATGAATAAGTAG
- the spoIIIAE gene encoding stage III sporulation protein AE: MKKRNMKRLNMKKILLILLFLLSLNISVQATEIGKIGEKQQTEINNLYDYISNVKSQYEIFNDMQPQTFVEQFIKTGDNGLSFKKTSTFIIRYTFKEVIACMELIGSLMIIAIICAMLNNLQSAFNRDSLSNIAYLACYGVMIVMITKSFYVVAELAKNTIVSMSNFMSALIPVLMMLLASVGGFAEATLLDPVIMGFATVSSRIYVDIIIPIIFMSFVLQFVTSISSDYKIKGLTKLLKQTAIWIQGIVMTVFIAVITIRSIAAKTLDQVTIKTAKFAVDTFVPVVGKCLSDAISTVAGYSLLLKSAISGLGLIVLMVIVILPIIKLLIMAFLYKAAAALIEPISDNRTVECINSVGDSILLLMSCVISVSVMFFIMVAIVAATGKGIISG; the protein is encoded by the coding sequence ATGAAGAAACGGAATATGAAGAGACTTAATATGAAAAAGATTTTACTGATTTTATTATTTTTATTATCTTTGAACATTAGTGTACAAGCTACTGAGATAGGTAAAATAGGGGAAAAGCAGCAAACTGAAATAAATAATTTATATGACTACATTTCTAATGTTAAATCTCAATATGAAATATTTAACGATATGCAGCCACAAACTTTTGTAGAGCAATTTATAAAAACTGGTGATAATGGTTTAAGTTTTAAGAAAACATCAACTTTCATTATTAGATACACGTTTAAAGAGGTTATTGCATGTATGGAGTTAATTGGGAGTCTTATGATTATTGCTATTATATGTGCGATGCTAAATAATCTTCAAAGTGCTTTTAATAGAGATAGTTTATCAAATATTGCTTACCTTGCGTGTTATGGTGTAATGATTGTAATGATAACTAAAAGTTTTTATGTAGTAGCAGAGCTTGCCAAAAATACAATTGTAAGTATGTCTAATTTTATGTCAGCACTTATCCCAGTACTCATGATGCTCCTAGCAAGTGTTGGTGGATTTGCAGAAGCAACGCTGCTCGATCCTGTAATTATGGGTTTTGCAACGGTAAGTTCTAGGATATATGTAGATATTATCATTCCTATAATATTTATGAGCTTCGTTTTACAGTTTGTGACCAGTATATCTAGCGATTACAAAATAAAGGGTTTGACAAAGCTTTTAAAACAAACTGCCATTTGGATACAGGGAATAGTTATGACAGTTTTTATTGCGGTAATTACTATACGTAGCATTGCAGCAAAAACCTTAGATCAAGTTACTATAAAAACAGCAAAATTTGCGGTAGATACGTTTGTACCTGTAGTTGGAAAATGTTTATCTGATGCAATTTCTACAGTAGCTGGATACTCACTTCTTTTAAAGAGTGCTATAAGTGGGCTTGGGTTAATTGTTCTTATGGTAATAGTAATACTTCCTATTATAAAACTTCTGATTATGGCTTTTTTATATAAAGCGGCAGCTGCACTAATTGAACCAATAAGTGATAATCGCACAGTAGAGTGTATAAATTCAGTAGGGGATTCTATTCTTCTTTTAATGTCTTGTGTAATATCGGTAAGTGTAATGTTTTTCATAATGGTTGCGATAGTAGCGGCTACTGGGAAAGGTATAATATCAGGATGA
- the spoIIIAC gene encoding stage III sporulation protein AC, which translates to MLDVSLLFKIGATGILIIIIDKILKSGGKDDIAVVANLAGVIIILMMVINLVNKLFTSVKTLFQF; encoded by the coding sequence GTGTTAGATGTTAGTTTACTGTTTAAAATAGGGGCAACAGGTATTCTGATTATTATTATTGACAAGATTTTAAAAAGTGGAGGCAAAGATGATATCGCTGTAGTTGCGAATTTAGCTGGAGTAATAATAATTCTTATGATGGTGATAAATTTAGTAAACAAACTGTTTACTTCTGTAAAAACTTTGTTTCAGTTTTAG
- the xseA gene encoding exodeoxyribonuclease VII large subunit, which translates to MFIKVITVTALNGYIKKVIDSDFILNNANVKGELSNVKLHSSGHIYFSLKDEFGKVNCVMFKSQAQKLAIIPRDGMNVIIRGRVSVYEKGGAYQVYCDSMETDGEGQLFLAFQNLKEKLQKLGLFDEEHKKILPSFPRRIGIVTSQTGAAVKDIINVATRRNSNVNMLIYPALVQGVSASSEIEQGIKYFNNSKNVDLIIIARGGGSIEELWAFNEENLAYSIYNSKIPIITGIGHETDFTIADFVCDHRAPTPSSAAEIAVRNLKDLNNEIKSLRELLLRTVEFKFTKEYNKINLLSKTLKANNPLNFIVNQYTHIDNLRENLNYKFNAKISMEKQKLSKLNALMNAHNPLNVLNRGYAVLQNDENEVISEISILRNIKYVKITLKDGTARFNISNLEEL; encoded by the coding sequence ATGTTTATTAAAGTAATAACAGTAACTGCCCTTAATGGGTATATTAAAAAAGTAATAGATAGTGATTTTATATTAAATAATGCTAATGTTAAAGGAGAATTGTCTAATGTAAAATTACATAGTAGTGGACATATATACTTCTCATTAAAAGATGAATTTGGAAAAGTGAATTGTGTAATGTTTAAATCGCAGGCTCAGAAACTTGCCATTATACCTAGGGATGGCATGAATGTTATAATTAGAGGAAGAGTTTCGGTTTATGAAAAGGGCGGTGCATATCAAGTTTATTGTGACTCAATGGAGACGGATGGAGAAGGGCAATTGTTTTTAGCTTTTCAAAATTTAAAAGAGAAATTACAAAAATTGGGACTGTTTGATGAAGAACATAAAAAAATCTTACCTTCATTTCCTAGGAGAATAGGTATAGTTACATCACAAACGGGTGCTGCGGTTAAAGATATTATTAATGTTGCAACAAGACGTAATTCTAATGTTAACATGTTAATATACCCAGCGCTTGTTCAAGGAGTAAGTGCTAGTTCTGAAATTGAGCAAGGTATAAAATACTTCAATAATTCAAAAAATGTTGATTTAATTATTATTGCAAGAGGAGGAGGCTCAATTGAGGAACTATGGGCATTTAATGAAGAAAATTTAGCTTATTCAATATATAATTCTAAGATCCCTATAATTACTGGGATTGGTCATGAAACTGATTTTACTATAGCAGACTTTGTATGCGACCATAGAGCCCCAACTCCATCTTCCGCTGCAGAAATAGCAGTGAGAAATTTGAAAGATTTAAATAATGAAATTAAATCACTTAGAGAACTTTTGTTAAGAACTGTGGAATTTAAGTTTACTAAAGAATATAATAAAATTAATTTACTAAGTAAAACTTTGAAAGCAAATAATCCCTTGAATTTTATAGTTAACCAATATACGCATATAGATAACTTAAGAGAAAATTTAAATTATAAATTTAATGCAAAAATTTCAATGGAAAAGCAAAAACTTTCAAAGTTAAATGCTCTAATGAATGCACATAACCCTTTAAATGTATTAAACAGGGGGTATGCAGTGCTTCAAAATGATGAAAATGAGGTTATTAGTGAAATTAGTATTTTAAGAAATATTAAATATGTAAAGATTACATTAAAGGATGGCACTGCTAGATTTAATATAAGCAATTTGGAGGAGTTATAA
- the nusB gene encoding transcription antitermination factor NusB, translating to MNRRKSRETAMKLLFEMSINKEKYEDIIENFKENTDVDLSDLDMSYITKVLAGIHENGKDIDKNIEKYLIKWKLARLSKMNLAILRISTYEILYEEEIPNRVSVNEGIELAKKYGEDSSPAFINGILAKMI from the coding sequence ATGAATAGAAGAAAGTCGAGAGAAACAGCAATGAAATTACTTTTTGAAATGTCAATAAACAAAGAAAAATATGAGGATATAATTGAGAATTTTAAAGAGAACACTGATGTTGATTTAAGTGACCTTGATATGTCATATATAACGAAGGTGTTAGCTGGTATTCACGAAAATGGTAAAGATATTGATAAAAACATTGAAAAATATTTAATTAAATGGAAACTTGCTAGGTTATCAAAAATGAATTTGGCTATATTAAGAATAAGTACATATGAAATATTATATGAGGAAGAAATACCTAATAGGGTTTCTGTAAATGAAGGAATAGAACTAGCGAAGAAATATGGTGAGGATAGTTCTCCAGCATTTATAAATGGAATACTCGCGAAGATGATTTAA
- a CDS encoding Asp23/Gls24 family envelope stress response protein — MEDKILNETEMGVVKISEDVVSVIAGLAVAEIQGIVGMSASLVGGITQILSGKKNLSKGVKVNVGENSAIIDLHVVVEYGIKIPEVTEKAQINVKKSVELMTGLVVSAVNVYVQNVVLPKTEKLEEIEA; from the coding sequence ATGGAAGATAAAATTTTAAATGAAACTGAAATGGGTGTTGTTAAAATATCTGAGGATGTAGTTAGTGTTATAGCGGGACTCGCTGTTGCTGAAATACAGGGGATTGTTGGAATGAGTGCAAGTCTTGTTGGTGGAATAACTCAAATATTAAGTGGAAAGAAAAATTTATCTAAAGGCGTTAAAGTCAATGTTGGAGAAAATAGTGCAATAATTGATTTACACGTTGTAGTTGAATATGGTATTAAAATTCCAGAAGTAACTGAAAAAGCACAAATAAATGTTAAAAAATCCGTAGAGCTTATGACGGGACTAGTAGTATCAGCAGTAAATGTGTATGTTCAAAATGTTGTATTACCTAAAACAGAAAAGCTTGAGGAAATAGAAGCATAG
- a CDS encoding bifunctional 5,10-methylenetetrahydrofolate dehydrogenase/5,10-methenyltetrahydrofolate cyclohydrolase: MGIRVNGKIIVETYRDEIKNIIKDGVDRGLRVPSIKTILVGSDGGSLSYVKSQNNLCNKLGISYTCTQLDEDISQKDIIDIIEKFNEDNSVDGIIIQLPLPKNLNEKEITSKISYKKDIDGLTDVNMGRFYKGDKSFIPCTALGVIEMIKNTGCHIKGKHAVVIGRSNIVGKPVAQLLLNEDATVTICHSKTTNLKEVCKTADIIVAAIGKPGFVTSEFIKDGAIVIDVGTTMIDNKITGDVNFDDVINHASFVTPVPGGTGLMTTTMLIKNACASWRDNVY; this comes from the coding sequence ATGGGAATTAGAGTTAATGGTAAGATAATAGTTGAAACCTACAGAGATGAAATTAAAAATATCATAAAGGATGGCGTTGATAGGGGACTTAGAGTACCATCAATTAAAACTATATTAGTAGGCTCTGATGGAGGTTCTTTATCATATGTGAAAAGTCAGAATAACTTGTGCAATAAATTGGGAATTTCCTACACTTGTACTCAACTAGATGAAGATATAAGTCAAAAGGATATCATAGATATTATAGAAAAATTCAATGAGGATAATAGCGTAGATGGAATAATAATTCAATTACCCTTACCTAAAAACCTAAATGAGAAAGAAATCACTTCTAAAATTTCATATAAAAAGGATATTGATGGATTAACAGATGTAAATATGGGTAGATTTTATAAGGGCGATAAAAGCTTTATTCCTTGTACTGCATTAGGGGTTATTGAAATGATTAAAAATACGGGATGTCATATTAAAGGCAAACATGCAGTTGTTATTGGTAGAAGCAATATTGTTGGAAAACCGGTAGCTCAATTGTTATTAAATGAAGATGCAACAGTAACCATATGTCATTCAAAAACAACGAATCTAAAAGAAGTTTGTAAAACGGCAGATATAATAGTTGCGGCTATTGGTAAACCAGGCTTTGTGACAAGTGAATTTATTAAGGATGGAGCAATTGTTATAGATGTTGGAACTACAATGATAGATAATAAAATTACTGGGGATGTAAATTTTGACGATGTTATTAATCATGCAAGTTTTGTTACCCCAGTTCCAGGTGGAACGGGACTAATGACTACAACGATGCTTATAAAAAATGCTTGCGCTTCGTGGAGGGATAATGTTTATTAA
- the dxs gene encoding 1-deoxy-D-xylulose-5-phosphate synthase — translation MSKILENFNDINEIKKMTIQELDDFAKEIRDFLIEKVSKTGGHLASNLGVVELTLSLYNVFDFDKDKLIWDVGHQSYVHKILTGRKDKFDLLRNYGGLSGFPKREESKYDVFEAGHSSTSISAGAGIARARDLQKGDYNVISVIGDGALTGGMSFEALNDIGFRKTKMIIVLNDNQMSISKNVGGMSRYLSQFRIDPTYNRIKKEINSTLRKIPSVGDGMINSIQKIKNGIKQVVVPGMLFENMGITYLGPIDGHDIKEISKVLKLAKKTDGPVIIHVITKKGKGYKFAEEQPNKFHSMGPFNPSNGELCSSHKESYSEAFGEQIVTLAKENKNIVAITAAMPEGTGLESFSKKFSNRLFDVGIAEQHAVTMAAGMASQGLKPIFAVYSTFLQRAYDQILHDVCIQKLPVIFAIDRAGIVGQDGETHQGIFDLSYLSHIPNMTIMAPKCIGELKTMLTFAVKQDYPIAIRYPRGGDNPNVKMSPINDFTRGKWETLLGGGKIAFIATGKMVQNAILVREKLLNMGIEATVVNACFIKPIDKTLLLDLVDKKYSLVTIEDNIVHGGLGSLVLEYVNSLNKKARVINLGFNDEFVPHGSVDILYKLYKLDVDGIFDSILKLV, via the coding sequence ATGAGTAAAATACTAGAAAATTTTAATGATATAAATGAAATAAAAAAAATGACTATACAAGAGCTAGATGATTTTGCAAAGGAAATTAGAGACTTTTTAATTGAAAAAGTCTCTAAAACGGGAGGACATCTAGCTTCTAATTTGGGCGTAGTGGAATTAACATTAAGCTTATATAATGTTTTTGATTTTGATAAAGATAAATTAATATGGGATGTAGGACACCAATCATATGTACATAAAATTCTTACGGGAAGAAAAGATAAATTTGATCTACTTAGAAATTATGGTGGATTAAGTGGCTTTCCGAAAAGAGAAGAAAGTAAATATGATGTATTTGAAGCGGGACATAGTAGTACTTCTATTTCAGCAGGGGCTGGCATTGCAAGGGCTCGTGATTTACAAAAGGGAGACTATAATGTCATTTCAGTTATAGGTGATGGGGCTCTTACAGGTGGTATGTCTTTTGAGGCATTAAACGATATAGGATTTAGAAAAACTAAAATGATTATTGTGCTAAATGATAATCAAATGTCTATATCTAAAAATGTGGGAGGCATGTCCAGATATTTAAGTCAATTTAGGATTGACCCAACTTATAATAGAATTAAAAAAGAAATAAATTCTACGCTTAGAAAGATCCCTAGTGTAGGTGATGGAATGATTAATTCAATTCAAAAGATAAAAAACGGAATTAAACAGGTAGTGGTTCCAGGAATGTTATTTGAAAATATGGGTATAACTTATTTAGGTCCTATAGATGGACATGATATTAAAGAAATAAGTAAGGTTTTAAAACTTGCAAAAAAAACAGATGGACCTGTGATTATCCATGTAATAACTAAAAAAGGCAAGGGTTATAAATTTGCTGAGGAGCAGCCAAATAAATTTCATAGTATGGGTCCATTTAATCCATCAAATGGAGAATTATGTAGTAGTCACAAGGAAAGTTATTCTGAGGCATTTGGGGAGCAGATTGTAACTCTAGCAAAGGAAAACAAAAATATAGTGGCAATAACAGCGGCAATGCCAGAAGGTACAGGATTGGAATCGTTTTCAAAAAAATTTAGCAATAGACTTTTCGATGTGGGTATTGCAGAGCAACATGCAGTTACTATGGCTGCAGGGATGGCTTCACAAGGACTTAAACCGATTTTTGCAGTTTACTCTACATTTTTACAACGAGCGTATGACCAAATTTTACATGATGTATGTATTCAAAAATTACCTGTTATTTTTGCAATTGATAGGGCAGGCATTGTTGGACAAGATGGGGAAACACATCAAGGAATATTTGATTTATCATATTTATCGCATATTCCAAATATGACAATTATGGCTCCTAAATGTATAGGAGAACTTAAGACAATGCTTACGTTTGCAGTCAAGCAAGATTATCCAATTGCTATAAGATACCCTAGAGGTGGAGATAACCCAAATGTTAAAATGTCTCCTATTAATGACTTTACGAGGGGGAAATGGGAGACTCTGCTTGGCGGTGGTAAAATAGCATTTATAGCCACAGGTAAAATGGTGCAAAATGCAATATTAGTTAGAGAAAAATTATTGAATATGGGAATAGAAGCTACTGTAGTTAATGCATGTTTTATCAAACCTATTGATAAAACACTACTATTAGATCTTGTAGATAAAAAATACTCTTTAGTGACTATTGAGGATAATATAGTTCATGGTGGATTAGGTTCTTTAGTATTAGAATATGTGAATTCATTGAACAAGAAGGCGAGGGTAATTAATTTAGGATTTAATGATGAATTTGTTCCACATGGGTCAGTTGATATACTGTATAAGTTATATAAACTAGATGTGGATGGAATTTTTGATAGCATTTTAAAATTAGTTTAA
- a CDS encoding exodeoxyribonuclease VII small subunit gives MAKKKESYETMMERLEKIVEVMDSNEVTLEGTMVNYEEGVKLCNDLYKILNDTEGKIKILTDEGEKDFTPNVE, from the coding sequence ATGGCAAAGAAAAAAGAATCTTATGAAACTATGATGGAAAGGCTTGAAAAAATTGTAGAAGTGATGGATTCAAATGAAGTAACACTCGAAGGAACAATGGTAAATTATGAGGAAGGCGTCAAGTTATGCAACGATTTGTATAAAATTCTCAATGACACAGAAGGTAAAATAAAAATATTAACAGATGAGGGCGAAAAAGATTTTACGCCTAATGTGGAATAG
- the spoIIIAD gene encoding stage III sporulation protein AD: MEIIKVVAFAFIALFIVLIFKGRRDDLAIQVSIAAGILIFLFMVNKLTIILGFLQTLANKANIDVVYLNTVFKILGIAYLASFCSEICRDAGQSNIAGKVEFAGKIFILVLAIPILMAVMQSILKIM; this comes from the coding sequence ATGGAAATAATCAAAGTTGTTGCATTCGCTTTCATAGCATTATTTATTGTGCTTATATTCAAAGGTAGAAGAGATGATTTAGCTATTCAAGTTAGTATAGCAGCGGGGATATTGATATTTTTATTTATGGTAAACAAACTTACAATAATTCTGGGGTTTTTACAAACATTAGCGAATAAGGCTAATATTGATGTCGTCTATTTAAATACTGTTTTTAAAATACTGGGAATTGCCTATTTAGCTTCTTTTTGCAGTGAGATTTGCAGGGATGCTGGCCAGAGTAACATAGCAGGTAAAGTTGAATTTGCTGGAAAAATATTTATATTAGTTTTGGCAATACCAATTTTAATGGCAGTAATGCAATCTATTTTGAAAATAATGTAG
- the spoIIIAF gene encoding stage III sporulation protein AF: MIELLKVWVTNITIAIFFITAVEMILPDNNMKKYAKFVLGLMLIVVIINPIIKIFDKNFDLNSYSSKATSYIEGSTQASDMKKYKDINIVNTTENFKKNLQKECITNLEQTYPENKYNADVDVVYDSKNGVFNINRVKIDVVDNGVQSVKSIKIDTQSVDASNNNVLTNTQGKQIKKFLSNKLKISDDVITVYKVNS, encoded by the coding sequence TTGATTGAATTATTAAAAGTCTGGGTAACAAATATTACTATCGCTATATTTTTTATTACTGCGGTAGAGATGATTTTGCCAGACAATAACATGAAAAAATATGCAAAATTTGTATTGGGTTTAATGTTGATTGTTGTAATAATAAACCCTATAATAAAAATCTTTGATAAGAACTTTGATTTGAATTCTTATTCTAGCAAAGCAACAAGTTACATTGAGGGAAGCACTCAGGCTTCAGATATGAAGAAATATAAAGATATTAATATAGTAAATACAACAGAAAATTTTAAAAAAAATTTACAGAAAGAGTGTATTACAAATTTAGAGCAGACCTATCCAGAAAATAAATATAATGCTGATGTAGATGTTGTTTATGATAGTAAAAATGGAGTTTTCAATATTAATAGGGTGAAAATTGATGTTGTTGATAATGGGGTTCAAAGTGTTAAAAGTATAAAAATTGATACACAAAGTGTGGATGCTTCTAATAACAATGTTTTAACAAACACTCAAGGGAAACAGATAAAGAAGTTTTTAAGTAATAAACTTAAAATATCTGATGATGTTATAACTGTTTATAAAGTAAATTCATAA